In the Phaeobacter gallaeciensis genome, one interval contains:
- the ruvX gene encoding Holliday junction resolvase RuvX: MILDTFEEFAAALPSYSALVGLDLGEKTIGVAVSDRIGAVATPLETIRRKKFTLDSARLLEIIKEREVGGILLGLPRNMDGSEGARCQSTRAFARNLTRLTELPIGFWDERLSTVAAEKALLEADTSRKRRSEVIDHVAASYILQGALDRMRHLGNG; this comes from the coding sequence ATGATCCTTGATACCTTTGAAGAATTCGCCGCCGCCCTGCCCTCTTACTCTGCGCTGGTCGGGCTGGATCTGGGCGAGAAAACCATCGGGGTTGCCGTCTCGGACCGGATCGGCGCGGTGGCCACACCGCTGGAAACCATCCGGCGCAAGAAGTTCACCCTCGACAGTGCGCGCCTGCTGGAGATCATCAAGGAACGCGAGGTGGGCGGCATCCTGCTCGGCCTGCCGCGCAATATGGATGGCAGCGAAGGAGCTCGCTGCCAATCCACCCGCGCCTTTGCCCGCAACCTGACGCGACTGACCGAACTGCCGATCGGCTTCTGGGACGAAAGGCTGAGTACAGTTGCCGCAGAAAAAGCCCTGCTGGAGGCGGATACGTCCCGCAAACGCCGCTCCGAGGTGATCGACCATGTCGCCGCCTCCTATATCCTGCAGGGAGCGCTGGATCGGATGAGGCATTTGGGCAATGGATGA
- a CDS encoding DUF1289 domain-containing protein: MSDKVWKRDEIQSPCIKICVVHPAERICTGCYRSIDEITQWSRMSNDERAAVMEELPGRAAGLTKRRGGRAARLERK, translated from the coding sequence ATGAGCGACAAGGTCTGGAAACGCGACGAAATTCAGTCGCCTTGCATCAAGATCTGTGTGGTTCACCCCGCAGAGCGGATCTGTACCGGCTGCTACCGCTCGATTGACGAAATTACCCAGTGGTCTCGGATGAGCAATGATGAACGCGCTGCGGTGATGGAAGAACTGCCGGGGCGTGCCGCCGGGCTGACCAAACGCCGTGGCGGTCGCGCTGCCCGGCTGGAGCGCAAATAA
- the dusA gene encoding tRNA dihydrouridine(20/20a) synthase DusA, translating to MNTKLEQAARLSVAPMMDWTDRHCRYLHRLLSRETLLYTEMVTAPALVRGGALHLLAFNPEEHPVALQLGGSEPQELAEAARLGEEAGYDEVNLNCGCPSDRVQSGAFGAVLMQTPDLVAECVAAMRGKVQVDVTVKCRIGVDEQEPQDILPVFLEKIRAAGCRRVTIHARKAWLQGLSPKENRDIPPLDYDLVHQMKAAFPDLHISLNGGIASLDAAREHLDRGLDGVMVGRAAYHQPADILSAADPVIYGTGEPRDASAVVHEMLPYIERQLSDGARLHQITRHMLGLFAGKPGARAWRRILSERANRPGAGPDLVLEALSQVAERSAA from the coding sequence GTGAATACCAAGCTGGAACAAGCCGCGCGCCTGAGCGTGGCGCCGATGATGGACTGGACCGACAGGCACTGTCGTTACCTGCATCGCCTGTTGAGCCGTGAGACACTCCTATACACAGAAATGGTCACCGCACCTGCGCTGGTGCGGGGTGGGGCCTTGCATCTGCTGGCCTTCAATCCCGAGGAGCACCCGGTGGCGCTGCAGCTGGGCGGGTCCGAGCCGCAGGAACTGGCCGAGGCCGCGCGGCTTGGCGAAGAGGCGGGCTATGATGAGGTGAACCTCAATTGCGGTTGTCCCAGCGATAGGGTGCAATCCGGTGCCTTCGGGGCGGTTCTGATGCAAACGCCGGATCTGGTGGCGGAGTGCGTGGCGGCCATGCGCGGTAAGGTGCAGGTCGATGTCACCGTGAAATGCCGCATCGGCGTTGATGAGCAGGAACCGCAGGACATCCTGCCGGTGTTTCTGGAGAAAATTCGCGCTGCGGGTTGCCGACGCGTGACGATCCACGCGCGCAAAGCCTGGTTGCAAGGGCTGTCACCCAAGGAAAACAGGGATATCCCGCCGCTAGATTACGATCTGGTGCATCAGATGAAGGCGGCGTTTCCCGATCTGCATATCTCACTGAACGGTGGCATTGCCTCCCTGGACGCGGCGCGGGAACATCTGGACCGGGGTCTTGATGGTGTCATGGTCGGACGCGCGGCCTATCACCAGCCCGCCGATATTCTGTCGGCTGCCGACCCGGTGATCTATGGCACCGGCGAGCCGCGCGACGCATCCGCCGTGGTGCATGAGATGCTTCCCTATATCGAGCGGCAGTTGAGCGATGGCGCGCGGCTGCATCAGATTACCCGACATATGCTGGGTCTTTTTGCCGGTAAACCCGGCGCGCGTGCATGGCGGCGGATCCTCTCCGAGAGGGCGAACCGTCCGGGGGCCGGTCCTGATTTGGTGTTGGAAGCGCTGTCACAGGTGGCAGAGCGCTCTGCCGCCTGA
- a CDS encoding LOG family protein: protein MRSPEYRRADEDIDYLQSEDTRGVRLQLDYLKAERLLEHHRIKHSIVVFGSTRIPEPKAAQRKVAELEAVQNGPSEHWPSGLERDLRIARRLLDKSHYYEVAREFGRIVGAQEQTNGDKLALVTGGGPGLMEAANRGAHDMDATTVGLNITLPHEQFPNPYLTPGFCFRFHYFAIRKLHFLLRARALVIFPGGYGTLDEFFEALTLIQTRKIAPMPLILVGEDYWRGAFDPEFLVDEGVIAPEDRDLFWFAETAEEIWEDIQRWYARAGKSIVEQEE, encoded by the coding sequence ATGAGGTCACCAGAGTACAGGCGCGCGGACGAGGACATCGATTACCTGCAAAGTGAAGACACCCGCGGCGTCCGGCTGCAGTTGGACTATCTCAAGGCAGAGCGGCTCCTTGAGCACCATCGGATCAAACACTCCATTGTGGTCTTCGGAAGCACCCGGATCCCGGAGCCGAAAGCCGCCCAGCGCAAGGTGGCAGAGCTCGAGGCGGTTCAGAACGGTCCTTCAGAGCACTGGCCTTCGGGCCTCGAACGCGATCTGAGGATCGCAAGGCGTCTACTGGACAAAAGCCACTATTACGAGGTTGCGCGTGAATTCGGACGCATCGTCGGGGCACAAGAGCAAACGAACGGCGACAAGCTGGCACTGGTTACGGGCGGAGGGCCGGGCCTGATGGAAGCCGCAAACCGCGGTGCGCATGATATGGACGCAACAACCGTGGGACTGAACATTACCCTGCCGCACGAGCAGTTCCCAAACCCCTATCTGACCCCCGGATTTTGTTTCCGGTTCCACTATTTCGCGATCAGAAAGCTCCATTTCCTGCTCCGGGCACGAGCCCTGGTGATCTTTCCGGGCGGCTATGGCACGCTTGATGAGTTCTTTGAGGCCCTCACCCTGATCCAGACCCGTAAGATCGCGCCGATGCCCCTTATCCTGGTCGGAGAAGACTACTGGCGCGGCGCCTTTGATCCCGAATTTTTGGTCGACGAGGGTGTCATCGCCCCCGAGGACCGGGACCTTTTCTGGTTCGCCGAAACGGCCGAGGAAATCTGGGAGGACATCCAACGCTGGTACGCCCGTGCCGGAAAATCCATCGTCGAACAGGAGGAATAG